The genomic DNA TCGAGGCCGGAGTCCGCCAACAGCCCCCGAACATCGCTCAGCGGTTGCTCCAGGAGCGCTCCCAACAGATGACCAGCGCGCACCTCCGGGGCCCGGTGCTCGATGGCAAGGCCGGCAGCAGCTTCTAGTGCCTCACGGGTCATTGGGTGAAGGCGTCGAATCAAAGCGCTCAATGTGACTTTGAGCATTCGCTACTTCCCTGTCTGTTCAATGATTTGACTTAACAATCCCGTAACCTCCGCGGCCTGTTGATCGAGGGACCAGGACATCGCCAGGTACAGGCCGACGGCCACCAGCCCGAACAGACCGTATATCAGCCAGAGCGGGATCCCCGTACCGGAATGACTGCCACTGCGCGTGATATGGCGCTCCGGCTCCGTCAATCCCTCGTTATCAACGCCCTGCAGACTGGACAGCTGGTCGCCCAGCGCACGGACGATGCGCTGGTACTCATCTTGTCCACCGGGTTGAATGCGATAACGCCCCTTGAAGCCGAGGCAGAGGCAGAGATAGATGAAAGTCAGTAACGATTCATAACGCTTTGGCTCCTGTTGAAGTCGGGCGAGTATGGAGAAGACCTTTTCCCCACCCCAGGTTTCGTCGTGGAATCGGGACAACAGTGAGTACCGGGACCAGTTGCTCTGCCGCCCCCATTCGGTACCCATTACCGCCTCATCAACGAAGGCACACAGCACGTAGCGGAAGGCCAGCAGCGTGGACTGATCGTAGCCCTGCCCGGTCAACTCCTGCTGAATGGCCTGGATTTCCTCCACCACCTGTTGGTAAAGCCCGGCGACGTTATCGAGGGTCGTCAAATCGCGGGCACGAATCACCATACCGAGCAACGGATTGGCAGCATCCACAAACGGATTGAGGTGGTATCCGCGCAGCCGGAAGCCCGACGGCGCCTCCACGGTGCGAGGCTGGGGACGGTCGGCCGCAAGTCTTCCTTGGCCGATCGGTGGGGCCGTTGCAGCAGGCTCCTGTACTGAAATCGCCATAATCAACTCCTGATGGCCCAGAACTGAATGTCCAGTCCGGGAAACTCACCACCGAGGTGGAATGCGAAGCCCCCCGAGCCGGTCAGCATTTCCCAGGTCTCACTGCGCTGGTCCAGTTGGAAGTAGACATGGCTCGCGTGGTAAGGCAACTGTCGAGGGGCTACGGGCAGGGGCGTAAGCGGTATACCGGGTAGTTGCAGGCTCACCAGGTCACGAATTCGTTCAATGCTGGCGACCTTGACCTGCTGCACAAAGCGCCGGCGCAACGTCTCAACCGGCAGGTCCGCATGCACGGCGACGATAAATTGGGCGTGCTCGAGTAGCGCACGGTCATTCAACGGGGCGACCATGAGCCCGTAGTGGTGATCCTCCAGGGGAATGGCCACGGCGCGGGCCTCAAGCACAGTGGATAGCGCTTGGCGCAGCCCCTGCATCAGCGCGCGGAAGGCGGCATCGGGGGCGTCGTGATCGTAGGCCGGGTGACTGCTTGGCAGTCGCGACTGATCGGTGAATGTGGCCAGCTCACCGCACGCCTCAAGCAGGTGGCTATAAAGCGTCTCCGGGTGCAGCCGACGGTGCTGAAGCAGATGCTGGAAACGCGGCTGCAACCGGTTCAGCAGTTGTAACAGCATGAAGTCGGAGACGTCGGCCACTCCGGCCTGCTGGGGGGCGGCCAGCCGCTGGGCAATAGCGCGCGCCCGCGTCTGCATCAAACCGGCTACCTCACCGATGAAGCGTTGCAGCCCCGGGACAACGCGGGTGGTCAACGCCGTCGGGATGAAGTGCGGATCCAGTACCAGGGCACCGTCCGGGCGCCGCGCCTGGATGCGCGCCACTGCCAGGCAGGCGTAGCCACTGCGGTCGTCGCGCTCCAGCAACAGCCGCGGTGCGGCCCGGGCCACGGCCATCTCGGTGACATCGCCCGGGTGAGAATGCAGATCACGGATCTGCCGTCGGTGCAGACGGTACCGGCTGTCCGCCTGGGGGGCATCCTCCTCGCCCACTTCTGCCACGCCATCACCGGCGAGTGGCAACCCCAGGTAGACCCGCTGATCGGCGATCCCCGCCTCTTCCACGACCAGCGGTGCGGGTGCCAGGTCGTCGCCGGGCAGGTCGAAGGCGGTGCCGTCTGGCATGACCCCTCGGGCGCAAATCAGCGCAATCCGACCAAACCCGAGGAACTCACTGTTAATGTCGAGCTCCAGGAAGCCATGGGCATAACCACTTACCCCCTGCAAACGCAGGTCAAGCAGACCCTCGAGACTGCGCTGTTGCTGCTGGAAGTGCTGAGGTTTGATAAACGCGCCTTCGCGCCAGACCACTCGGTTTCGGCTCACCATCAGTCCTCGTCCTTGAGTTCGGCCTCGTGCCGGCGCAGGCGCACCAGAAAATGATAATCCTGACCGCGCGATTGCACCCGCAGGACCTTCTTCCACTGCGCCCGGTCCGGCTCCGCGTAGTAGGCGACCACGCCCAGGTAGCGGCTGTCGCTGTCCAGAGCCTCCAACTGGAAGACCTTGAACTGCCCGGGTAGCAAGGTGAAGTCGTCATGACTCAGGTAGTTAGTACCCAGAGCGTCCTCCAGGTCACCCTCCAACTCGTCGTAGTCGGCCGCCATCAGCATGGAGTCATCCTTGAGTTGCAGGACACGAAACATCAGCGGCGTACCCTCATCGAGCGCATTAGGGTTGACGTCCTCGTCCGCCAGGAGGCTCAGACTTGCCGTGGAGGGGCGGTCTTCGGGGTGGCCAACCGGCGTCGAGGGGTCCCAGATCACCTGCCCCAATTTGCCAGCCGTCTCCAGCGGTGCGGCGCACCCCGAGCCCCCGAAGATGACCATCAGGCATAGCAACCCGAGCAGCCCGCGCCCATTCTGGCACCGCTTGAGCGTCATCGTTTCTGCCCCGCAGGTTGCCCCTGCACCGCCGCCTGGTCATAAGCCTGCCCGAAAACTGCCCAAAAGAGCCGGCCAAAACCCTGTTGGCGATCGGATGACAACTCGTCGAAGTAGTGACAGTACATGCGCCAAGTCCATGCCTCGTCCCGCTCCGCTGGCCCGGCTGGAGGGCCGTAGGCCTGGAAGCGGCGCAGGAGCGCATCAGGCGCCAGGGCTTCCAGGAGGGCCTGTAGCCCCTCCTCTATGGCCACCTCTGTTGCCCTCTGGTGGTGATCGAGCTGGCTCAACGCCTCAGTAATGGCCGCCCCGGGGGCCAGATGAACCGGACTGCGTTCAGCAGAGAACAGGGTCCGGACCGTCTCGGGATACCCCTGATCGAGGCGAAGGGGGTTATCCTCAATCGGCTGCATTCGCCACTCTGGCCACGGCGATGCACCCTGGCGACGAGCCCGATGCAAAGCCAGCAAGCCCTTGACAGTGGCTTTCAGGGCCTCGCCGGCCTCTGCCAGAAACACTGCTCGCTCTTGCGGATCGTGAAAATCCAGAGTGACACCCAACCCATCGAGTAGCGGTTGCACGGCATCGGCCGGCGCCACGGGTTCCGCACTCAACTCCGGTCGCTGCATACGCGATACACGGCCATCCTGGCAGTCAGGCCCTACCTGCGGTGGCTCATTGGCAAGCGGACTCCGGGCTTGCCCGTTGTCGCGGGGAGGGAGCAGATCAATGCTATCGCCCGAGGGCCCCAGGGCCGCCAGCGGATCCCCCGAGAGATCCATGGGCTGCGCCATCAGGGGCGGACGATCGCTGCCGATCACCGCCGTGCGGCCTCCGGTGAGGCCTTCCAGATCAGCGTCGCCGGCCGGCGATGGTCCGATGTGATCCATATGCACCTCGAGCTGATACCTGCCCAGCACCAGTAAGTCGCCCTCCGAAAGCGCCACGGGTTGGCCACGCCCCAGGGCCCGGGTGGCACCATTGATGTAGGTAGCGCCGGATTCGTCTCGGAGAATGAATCGGCCATCCCTGTAGTGCAGGGAGGCATGCACCGGACGGACTGCACCTTCGGTATCTGGCAGGGTCCA from Alkalispirillum mobile includes the following:
- the icmH gene encoding type IVB secretion system protein IcmH/DotU; translation: MAISVQEPAATAPPIGQGRLAADRPQPRTVEAPSGFRLRGYHLNPFVDAANPLLGMVIRARDLTTLDNVAGLYQQVVEEIQAIQQELTGQGYDQSTLLAFRYVLCAFVDEAVMGTEWGRQSNWSRYSLLSRFHDETWGGEKVFSILARLQQEPKRYESLLTFIYLCLCLGFKGRYRIQPGGQDEYQRIVRALGDQLSSLQGVDNEGLTEPERHITRSGSHSGTGIPLWLIYGLFGLVAVGLYLAMSWSLDQQAAEVTGLLSQIIEQTGK
- the tssK gene encoding type VI secretion system baseplate subunit TssK gives rise to the protein MVSRNRVVWREGAFIKPQHFQQQQRSLEGLLDLRLQGVSGYAHGFLELDINSEFLGFGRIALICARGVMPDGTAFDLPGDDLAPAPLVVEEAGIADQRVYLGLPLAGDGVAEVGEEDAPQADSRYRLHRRQIRDLHSHPGDVTEMAVARAAPRLLLERDDRSGYACLAVARIQARRPDGALVLDPHFIPTALTTRVVPGLQRFIGEVAGLMQTRARAIAQRLAAPQQAGVADVSDFMLLQLLNRLQPRFQHLLQHRRLHPETLYSHLLEACGELATFTDQSRLPSSHPAYDHDAPDAAFRALMQGLRQALSTVLEARAVAIPLEDHHYGLMVAPLNDRALLEHAQFIVAVHADLPVETLRRRFVQQVKVASIERIRDLVSLQLPGIPLTPLPVAPRQLPYHASHVYFQLDQRSETWEMLTGSGGFAFHLGGEFPGLDIQFWAIRS
- the tssJ gene encoding type VI secretion system lipoprotein TssJ, with the translated sequence MTLKRCQNGRGLLGLLCLMVIFGGSGCAAPLETAGKLGQVIWDPSTPVGHPEDRPSTASLSLLADEDVNPNALDEGTPLMFRVLQLKDDSMLMAADYDELEGDLEDALGTNYLSHDDFTLLPGQFKVFQLEALDSDSRYLGVVAYYAEPDRAQWKKVLRVQSRGQDYHFLVRLRRHEAELKDED
- the tagH gene encoding type VI secretion system-associated FHA domain protein TagH; the encoded protein is MVANPETLSSRFSVRHCFDSRGGYVGSDPEACDWTLPDTEGAVRPVHASLHYRDGRFILRDESGATYINGATRALGRGQPVALSEGDLLVLGRYQLEVHMDHIGPSPAGDADLEGLTGGRTAVIGSDRPPLMAQPMDLSGDPLAALGPSGDSIDLLPPRDNGQARSPLANEPPQVGPDCQDGRVSRMQRPELSAEPVAPADAVQPLLDGLGVTLDFHDPQERAVFLAEAGEALKATVKGLLALHRARRQGASPWPEWRMQPIEDNPLRLDQGYPETVRTLFSAERSPVHLAPGAAITEALSQLDHHQRATEVAIEEGLQALLEALAPDALLRRFQAYGPPAGPAERDEAWTWRMYCHYFDELSSDRQQGFGRLFWAVFGQAYDQAAVQGQPAGQKR